One Streptomyces sp. NBC_01237 genomic region harbors:
- a CDS encoding MFS transporter, which yields MTQTTEGAARDDGRRPGAAAASGRRSRTSGRRADRPGPRSGTYERRSRTPSRPAGNPGRRRPDRVHRAWIIAAVTFVTIIGGAAFNSLPGLLIDPLHTEFGWSRGEIGLAVSIDMALYGLTAPFAAALMDRFGIRRVVVVALSMVAVGALASVRMTAAWQLMIYWGLLVGLGTGSMAMAFSATVTNRWFVARRGLVTGVLTAAGASGQLVFLPLCAWIVDAHGWRPASVTVALAALVVVPFVWLLMRDHPADVGLAPYGGEYVAKPAPEKGAAGRAVRILFDAARTGPFWLLAGTFAICGASTNGLIRTHFVPSAHDHGMPITAAASLLAVIGVFDVIGTVFSGWLTDRYDARRLLAVYYALRGVSLLFLPMLMAPTVHPPMVFFIVFYGLDWVATVPPTIALCREQYGEDSAIVFGWVLASHQVGAAAVAFLGGVARDVFGSYDLVWYASGALCATAALMALVIRRKTPAPV from the coding sequence GTGACCCAGACAACCGAAGGCGCCGCCAGGGACGACGGCCGACGGCCCGGCGCCGCCGCGGCGTCCGGCCGCCGTTCGCGGACGTCCGGCCGGCGCGCGGACAGGCCCGGTCCCCGTTCCGGGACGTACGAGCGCCGCTCCAGGACTCCTTCCCGGCCGGCCGGGAACCCGGGGCGCCGCCGCCCGGACCGTGTCCACCGGGCCTGGATCATCGCCGCCGTCACCTTCGTGACGATCATCGGCGGCGCGGCGTTCAACTCGCTTCCCGGCCTGCTCATCGACCCGCTCCACACGGAGTTCGGCTGGTCGCGCGGGGAGATCGGGCTGGCCGTCTCGATCGACATGGCGCTGTACGGGCTGACGGCACCGTTCGCCGCGGCGCTGATGGACCGGTTCGGCATCCGCCGGGTCGTCGTCGTCGCGCTGAGCATGGTGGCCGTGGGGGCACTGGCCAGTGTCCGGATGACGGCGGCGTGGCAGTTGATGATCTATTGGGGCCTGCTCGTCGGCCTGGGCACCGGCTCCATGGCGATGGCGTTCTCCGCCACCGTGACCAACCGCTGGTTCGTCGCCCGGCGCGGCCTGGTCACCGGTGTCCTCACCGCGGCCGGTGCCTCCGGCCAGCTGGTGTTCCTCCCGCTCTGCGCCTGGATCGTCGACGCCCACGGCTGGCGCCCGGCCTCGGTGACCGTGGCTCTGGCGGCCCTGGTCGTCGTCCCGTTCGTCTGGCTCCTGATGCGCGACCACCCGGCCGACGTGGGCCTGGCCCCGTACGGCGGTGAGTACGTGGCGAAGCCCGCACCAGAGAAGGGCGCCGCGGGGCGTGCGGTGCGCATCCTGTTCGACGCGGCGCGGACGGGTCCGTTCTGGCTGCTCGCGGGGACGTTCGCGATCTGCGGTGCCTCGACCAACGGTCTGATCCGCACCCACTTCGTCCCGTCGGCCCACGACCACGGCATGCCGATCACGGCCGCCGCCTCGCTGCTCGCCGTCATCGGGGTCTTCGACGTGATCGGCACGGTCTTCTCCGGCTGGCTCACCGACCGCTACGACGCCCGCCGACTGCTCGCCGTCTACTACGCGCTGCGCGGCGTCTCGCTGCTCTTCCTGCCGATGCTGATGGCGCCGACGGTCCACCCGCCGATGGTCTTCTTCATCGTGTTCTACGGCCTGGACTGGGTCGCGACGGTCCCGCCGACCATCGCGCTGTGCCGTGAGCAGTACGGCGAGGACAGCGCGATCGTCTTCGGCTGGGTCCTGGCCTCGCACCAGGTCGGCGCGGCGGCGGTGGCGTTCCTCGGCGGGGTGGCGCGGGACGTGTTCGGTTCGTACGACCTGGTCTGGTACGCGTCGGGGGCGCTGTGCGCGACGGCGGCGCTGATGGCGCTGGTGATCAGGCGGAAGACACCGGCGCCTGTGTGA
- a CDS encoding flavin reductase family protein — protein sequence MAATAVRYLRSVGAGTTAPAPLDPLPRPDLRAVRDDERLSVDPGEFRRVLGHFATGVTVVTAQDADGPTGFACQSFASLSLDPPLVTFMVARTSTTWPRIARSGAFCVNILGADQGALCRGFAVSGADKFAGVAYGNSPATGSPLLRSVPAWVDCRIQAVHTGGDHLIVVGRVEALGATEDGADADPLLFHRGAFGRFSV from the coding sequence ATGGCCGCAACCGCCGTCCGGTACCTCAGGTCCGTCGGTGCCGGAACCACCGCCCCGGCGCCGCTGGACCCGTTGCCGCGGCCCGATCTCCGAGCCGTCCGCGACGACGAACGGCTGTCCGTCGACCCCGGCGAATTCCGGCGCGTGCTGGGGCACTTCGCGACGGGCGTCACCGTCGTGACGGCCCAGGACGCGGACGGTCCGACCGGGTTCGCCTGCCAGTCGTTCGCCTCGCTCTCCCTCGATCCGCCGCTGGTCACCTTCATGGTCGCCCGCACATCGACGACCTGGCCGCGCATCGCGCGCTCCGGAGCCTTCTGCGTCAACATCCTGGGCGCGGACCAGGGCGCGCTGTGCCGCGGGTTCGCGGTGAGCGGGGCCGACAAGTTCGCGGGAGTGGCGTACGGGAACAGCCCCGCGACCGGGTCACCGCTCCTGCGCTCCGTACCGGCCTGGGTCGACTGCCGCATCCAGGCCGTCCACACGGGCGGGGACCATCTGATCGTGGTCGGCCGGGTGGAGGCGCTGGGGGCGACGGAGGACGGCGCGGACGCGGATCCGCTGCTGTTCCACCGGGGGGCGTTCGGCCGGTTCAGCGTCTGA
- a CDS encoding enoyl-CoA hydratase/isomerase family protein, with protein sequence MEPIEPVEPVEPIESVEPVESLVLHTTDNGVSWITLNRPGAMNAVTWDQRERVIALLAEASADPAVRAVVLTATGRGFCAGADLRGAPASGGERVPGDVARTIRLGAQRLIGAVLDCEKPVIAAVNGTAAGLGAHLALACDLVLAADSAKFIEVFVRRGLVPDGGGAYLLPRLIGPQRTKELMFFGDALPAADAERLGLVNRTVPDAELTKTAGEWARRLADGPTRAIALTKQLVNASLDSDRATAFAAEAMAQEINMTTRDANEGVTSFVERRSPKYRGR encoded by the coding sequence ATGGAACCCATCGAACCCGTGGAACCCGTGGAACCCATCGAGTCCGTGGAACCCGTTGAGTCATTGGTACTCCACACCACTGACAACGGCGTCTCGTGGATCACCCTCAACCGGCCCGGCGCCATGAACGCCGTCACCTGGGACCAGCGTGAACGCGTCATCGCCCTGCTCGCCGAAGCCTCCGCCGACCCCGCCGTACGGGCCGTCGTCCTCACCGCGACCGGTCGCGGCTTCTGCGCGGGCGCCGACCTGCGCGGCGCCCCGGCCTCCGGTGGCGAACGCGTACCCGGAGATGTCGCCCGGACGATCCGGCTCGGCGCCCAGCGTCTGATCGGCGCCGTCCTGGACTGCGAGAAACCCGTGATCGCCGCCGTCAACGGCACCGCGGCCGGCCTCGGCGCGCACCTCGCGCTCGCCTGCGATCTGGTCCTGGCCGCCGACTCGGCGAAGTTCATCGAGGTGTTCGTACGCCGCGGTCTCGTCCCGGACGGCGGGGGCGCGTATCTGCTGCCCCGGCTGATCGGCCCGCAGCGCACCAAGGAGCTGATGTTCTTCGGCGACGCGCTCCCCGCCGCGGACGCGGAGCGGCTGGGGCTGGTCAACCGCACGGTGCCGGACGCGGAGCTGACGAAGACCGCCGGGGAATGGGCGCGGCGGCTGGCCGACGGGCCCACCCGGGCGATCGCGCTGACCAAGCAGCTGGTGAACGCCTCGCTGGACAGCGACCGGGCGACCGCGTTCGCCGCCGAGGCGATGGCCCAGGAGATCAACATGACGACGCGGGACGCGAACGAGGGGGTCACGAGCTTCGTGGAGCGGCGCTCACCGAAGTACCGGGGACGGTAG
- a CDS encoding acetate--CoA ligase family protein, with protein sequence MLGSTHGTLTTDFRARVVACGEEPHAAVVSMPTAAVEGGLDVSGRPLHAAVPDLDRFFRPRSVAVIGASDTEGRPNTGITRQLIAWSERVGARLHPVHPTRESVFGRACSPSVADLPEQVDLAVLLVGDPLPVIEELAEAKVKFAVAFASGFAETGEAGAAAQARLAAAVERSGLRLLGPNTNLNAFEEFREDLDGPAIALITQSGHQGRPVYTLQELGIRLSHWAPTGNEADLETSDFISYFAERPEVGAIACYVEGLKDGRAFLLAADRAARAGVPVVAVKVGRTETGARMAASHTGKLTGADQVVDAAMRQFGVIRVDGLDELQDTAALLARARPPQADGVAVYSISGGTGAHFSDLATGAGLQLPTLSEEKQRELHSWIPGYLNVANPIDNGGHPVGDWRGRKIIDAILADPSVGVLICPITGPFPPMSDRLAQDLVDAAETTDKLVCVIWGSPVGTEDAYRTTLLGSSRVATFRTFGNCITAVRAYLDHHRFASGYRSPFDEAPRTPSPSFRKAQALIRPGRRLSEHAAKQLLRAYGIRVPREQLVTSAAAAVRAAGLVGYPVVMKASGAQLAHKTELGLVKVQLTSASQVRDAYRELTDIARFESIDLDGVLVCQMIERGVEMMVGVTQDALFGPTVTVGLGGVLVEVLHDTAVRVPPFGEDQARDMLGELRGRALLEGVRGGLPVDVDALVEVVLRVQRMALELGDDLTELDINPLVVLGRGQGAVALDALAICS encoded by the coding sequence ATGCTTGGATCGACTCACGGCACCCTCACCACCGACTTCCGCGCCAGAGTGGTGGCCTGCGGCGAGGAGCCGCACGCCGCCGTCGTCAGCATGCCGACCGCCGCGGTGGAGGGCGGTCTCGACGTCAGCGGACGGCCGCTGCACGCGGCCGTGCCCGACCTGGACCGGTTCTTCCGGCCACGCTCCGTGGCCGTCATCGGGGCCTCCGACACCGAGGGGCGGCCGAACACCGGGATCACCCGGCAGCTCATCGCCTGGTCCGAGCGGGTCGGGGCGCGGCTGCACCCGGTGCATCCCACACGGGAATCCGTGTTCGGGCGGGCCTGCTCCCCTTCCGTGGCCGACCTGCCGGAACAGGTCGATCTGGCCGTACTCCTGGTCGGCGACCCCCTTCCGGTCATCGAGGAACTCGCCGAGGCCAAGGTGAAGTTCGCCGTGGCCTTCGCCTCCGGGTTCGCCGAGACCGGCGAGGCGGGCGCGGCGGCGCAGGCCAGACTGGCGGCCGCGGTGGAGCGGTCCGGGCTGCGGCTGCTCGGGCCGAACACCAACCTCAACGCCTTCGAGGAGTTCCGGGAGGACCTGGACGGGCCCGCGATCGCCCTGATCACACAGTCCGGGCACCAGGGCCGGCCCGTCTACACCCTCCAGGAGCTGGGCATCCGGCTCTCGCACTGGGCACCCACGGGCAACGAGGCCGATCTGGAGACCTCCGACTTCATCTCGTACTTCGCCGAGCGCCCCGAGGTCGGGGCCATCGCCTGTTACGTCGAGGGCCTCAAGGACGGCCGCGCGTTCCTCCTCGCCGCGGACCGGGCGGCCCGTGCCGGGGTCCCCGTCGTGGCGGTCAAGGTGGGGCGTACGGAGACGGGGGCCCGGATGGCCGCGTCGCACACCGGCAAGCTGACCGGCGCCGACCAGGTGGTGGACGCGGCGATGCGGCAGTTCGGGGTGATCCGGGTGGACGGCCTCGACGAACTCCAGGACACCGCCGCGTTACTGGCCCGTGCCAGGCCGCCGCAGGCCGACGGGGTCGCGGTGTATTCGATCTCGGGCGGCACGGGCGCGCACTTCTCCGACCTGGCCACCGGCGCGGGGCTCCAGCTGCCCACCCTGTCCGAGGAGAAGCAGCGCGAGCTGCACTCCTGGATACCCGGCTATCTCAACGTCGCCAACCCGATCGACAACGGCGGCCACCCCGTCGGCGACTGGCGTGGCCGGAAGATCATCGACGCGATCCTCGCGGACCCGTCCGTCGGGGTGCTGATCTGCCCGATCACCGGCCCCTTCCCTCCGATGAGCGACCGGCTCGCCCAGGACCTGGTGGACGCGGCGGAGACCACGGACAAACTGGTGTGCGTGATCTGGGGGTCGCCCGTCGGCACCGAGGACGCCTACCGCACGACGCTGCTCGGTTCGTCCCGGGTCGCGACCTTCCGTACGTTCGGCAACTGCATCACCGCCGTACGGGCCTATCTGGACCACCACCGCTTCGCCTCCGGCTACCGTTCGCCGTTCGACGAGGCGCCGCGCACCCCGTCGCCCTCGTTCCGCAAGGCACAGGCGCTGATCCGCCCGGGACGCCGGCTGAGCGAGCACGCGGCGAAGCAACTGCTGCGCGCGTACGGCATTCGCGTGCCGCGCGAGCAGCTGGTGACCAGCGCGGCGGCGGCCGTCCGGGCGGCGGGGCTGGTCGGCTACCCCGTCGTCATGAAGGCGTCCGGCGCCCAGCTCGCCCACAAGACCGAGCTGGGGCTGGTGAAGGTGCAGCTCACCTCCGCCAGCCAGGTCCGCGACGCGTACCGCGAACTCACCGACATCGCGCGCTTCGAGTCCATCGACCTGGACGGGGTCCTCGTCTGCCAGATGATCGAGCGGGGCGTCGAGATGATGGTCGGCGTCACCCAGGACGCCCTCTTCGGGCCGACCGTGACCGTCGGCCTCGGCGGCGTACTGGTCGAGGTCCTGCACGACACGGCGGTCCGGGTGCCGCCGTTCGGCGAGGACCAGGCGCGGGACATGCTCGGCGAACTGCGCGGCCGTGCGCTCCTGGAGGGCGTGCGCGGCGGGCTGCCGGTCGATGTGGACGCGCTCGTCGAGGTCGTCCTCCGGGTGCAGCGCATGGCCCTGGAGCTGGGCGACGACCTCACCGAGCTGGACATCAATCCGCTGGTGGTGCTGGGGAGGGGGCAGGGCGCGGTGGCCCTGGACGCGCTGGCCATCTGCAGCTGA
- a CDS encoding NAD(P)H-binding protein, with protein sequence MTKQTVLVIGGTGKTGRRVVARLQEQGVEARVASRSSEIPFDWTDPGTWERALDGVTAAYIVPYDISPSPTPALVERAVASGVRRLVLLSARGVDVPGYFGAAYDGNGPHVQSEDAVRASGVEWTILRPGWFAQNFSEGIFLDGVTGGELALPTGDGTAAFVDAEDIAAVAVAALTEDGHQGQVYELSGTRALGIADVLAEIAGVTGVRARYVPVEEDEFRAGLVAQGFPAEEAEVWTDALKPIRTSKEAPVVDGVRRALGRAPRDFTDFVRDAAAGGAWQV encoded by the coding sequence ATGACAAAGCAAACTGTTCTGGTAATCGGCGGCACTGGCAAGACCGGCCGCCGGGTGGTGGCCCGGCTCCAGGAGCAGGGCGTGGAGGCGCGCGTCGCCTCCCGTTCCTCGGAGATCCCGTTCGACTGGACGGACCCGGGAACCTGGGAGAGGGCCCTCGACGGGGTCACCGCGGCCTACATCGTTCCGTACGACATCTCGCCCTCGCCGACGCCCGCCCTGGTGGAGCGGGCCGTGGCGAGCGGGGTCCGGCGGCTGGTGCTGCTCTCGGCCCGCGGCGTGGACGTGCCCGGATACTTCGGCGCCGCGTACGACGGTAACGGGCCCCATGTGCAGAGCGAGGACGCCGTACGGGCCTCCGGGGTGGAGTGGACGATCCTGCGGCCGGGCTGGTTCGCCCAGAACTTCAGCGAGGGCATCTTCCTCGACGGAGTGACGGGCGGCGAGCTCGCCCTGCCCACCGGGGACGGCACCGCCGCGTTCGTCGACGCCGAGGACATCGCGGCGGTGGCCGTCGCCGCGCTGACCGAGGACGGCCATCAGGGCCAGGTGTACGAACTGTCCGGCACCCGGGCGCTGGGGATCGCCGATGTCCTCGCGGAGATCGCCGGGGTGACGGGGGTGCGGGCCCGCTATGTCCCCGTGGAGGAGGACGAATTCCGGGCCGGGCTGGTCGCCCAGGGATTCCCGGCCGAGGAGGCGGAGGTCTGGACCGACGCGCTGAAGCCGATCCGGACGAGCAAGGAGGCCCCGGTCGTCGACGGGGTACGGCGCGCGCTCGGCCGGGCACCGCGCGACTTCACCGATTTCGTGCGGGACGCGGCCGCGGGGGGCGCCTGGCAGGTGTGA
- a CDS encoding AraC family transcriptional regulator — translation MDVFDELLRGVRGKGAVFGRSVLWPPWSLRFTDGAYLTLCVPLRGAGWIVPESGAPQRVGLGETAIVRGPAPFVFTDDPATSAGPGASVREVRWREDRPDDASAPDDELTGPTVLLAAAYDVHAEVPQRLLRVLPPVLVVPDDHDCTAMRDYLEAQITGARPGRQIVLDRLLDWLLVCTLRDWFDRPEADPPKWYRALGDEVAGPALRAMHEDPAHPWTTAELATRAGVSRTTLAKRFTELVGEGPVAYLTEWRMTLAADLLTRPELTVAAVARRVGYADAFGFSAAFKRLRGESPSTYRREAASLAPPELKAPAG, via the coding sequence ATGGACGTGTTCGATGAGCTGTTGCGGGGCGTACGGGGCAAGGGTGCGGTGTTCGGCCGTTCGGTGTTGTGGCCGCCATGGTCGCTGCGGTTCACGGACGGGGCGTATCTGACCCTGTGCGTGCCCCTGCGGGGTGCCGGGTGGATCGTGCCGGAGAGCGGTGCGCCGCAGCGGGTGGGGCTCGGTGAGACCGCGATCGTGCGGGGTCCGGCGCCGTTCGTCTTCACCGACGACCCGGCCACGAGTGCGGGGCCCGGGGCCTCGGTGCGGGAGGTGCGCTGGCGTGAGGACCGGCCGGACGACGCGTCGGCCCCCGACGACGAACTCACCGGACCCACCGTCCTGCTGGCCGCCGCCTACGACGTGCACGCGGAGGTTCCGCAGCGGCTGCTGCGGGTCCTGCCCCCGGTGCTCGTCGTGCCGGACGACCACGACTGCACGGCGATGCGCGACTATCTGGAGGCCCAGATCACCGGCGCACGACCGGGCCGGCAGATCGTGCTCGACCGGCTGCTGGACTGGCTGCTGGTCTGCACGCTGCGGGACTGGTTCGACCGCCCCGAGGCGGACCCGCCCAAGTGGTACCGCGCGCTGGGTGACGAGGTCGCGGGCCCCGCGCTGCGCGCGATGCACGAGGACCCGGCCCACCCGTGGACGACGGCCGAACTGGCGACCCGGGCCGGGGTGTCGCGGACGACCCTGGCGAAGCGGTTCACGGAACTGGTCGGCGAGGGCCCGGTGGCGTATCTGACCGAGTGGCGCATGACCCTGGCCGCCGACCTGCTGACCCGCCCCGAGCTGACGGTGGCGGCCGTGGCCCGGCGGGTGGGGTACGCGGACGCCTTCGGCTTCAGCGCGGCGTTCAAGCGGCTCCGGGGCGAGAGCCCGAGCACATACCGCCGGGAGGCCGCTTCCCTCGCACCCCCGGAGCTGAAGGCCCCTGCTGGGTGA
- a CDS encoding NAD(P)H-binding protein — MTTKTSTHAASAPADILVLGATGKTGRRVVQRLRDAGTARVRAASRSGEVRFDWTLPDTWEPALSGASAVYLVAPDDPSPVREFVTRATVAGVRRFVALSGHGIDKAGGGFDEAGGGFGRGMAAGETAVRESGAEWTILRPSNFFQNFDEDLWLAPLRAGRLGLPIGAMPEPFVDVDDVAEVAVAVLTQGGHAGRIHELTGPRALTFAEATETIARAAGRAIRYEELTPDAYRSELLTEGWPEAAADALGAMFALHRAGRSADVTNGVREVLGRAPSDLETWARRIAAKGTWA, encoded by the coding sequence ATGACAACGAAGACGAGCACCCACGCCGCGTCCGCCCCCGCCGACATCCTCGTCCTGGGTGCCACCGGCAAGACCGGCCGCCGGGTCGTCCAGCGCCTGCGCGACGCCGGGACGGCCAGGGTCCGGGCGGCCTCGCGCTCCGGTGAAGTGCGGTTCGACTGGACCCTCCCGGACACCTGGGAGCCCGCACTGTCCGGGGCGTCGGCCGTCTATCTCGTCGCACCCGACGACCCGTCCCCGGTAAGGGAGTTCGTCACCCGGGCGACGGTCGCGGGCGTACGCCGCTTCGTCGCCCTGTCCGGCCACGGCATCGACAAGGCCGGGGGCGGCTTCGACGAGGCCGGGGGAGGCTTCGGCCGGGGAATGGCGGCAGGCGAGACGGCGGTACGCGAGTCCGGGGCCGAGTGGACGATCCTCAGGCCCAGCAACTTCTTCCAGAACTTCGACGAGGACCTCTGGCTGGCCCCGCTGCGGGCCGGCCGGCTCGGACTGCCGATCGGCGCGATGCCCGAGCCGTTCGTCGATGTGGACGACGTGGCGGAGGTGGCGGTGGCCGTCCTCACCCAGGGCGGCCACGCCGGCCGGATCCATGAACTGACCGGCCCCCGCGCGCTCACCTTCGCCGAGGCCACGGAGACGATCGCCCGCGCCGCCGGACGGGCCATCCGCTACGAGGAGTTGACCCCCGACGCCTACCGCTCGGAACTGCTCACCGAGGGCTGGCCCGAGGCCGCCGCCGACGCGCTGGGCGCCATGTTCGCCCTGCACCGGGCAGGCCGTTCGGCGGATGTCACCAATGGCGTACGGGAGGTACTCGGCCGCGCACCGTCGGACCTGGAAACCTGGGCCCGCCGCATCGCGGCCAAGGGCACCTGGGCGTAA
- a CDS encoding alpha/beta hydrolase, which yields MTGAALTWQLLRDLEPSEFETAGDGWHEVSGRADSDRVKTDRVMTAGLRETQQGEAANGALARLERLSRNFQYIHTEAGLIRTALNGLAAELAVPRKQLLEALEDARSLKFTVHEDGSVSYPAAVGETLLGEEEAPAGTARGSGRLPLEAPGPNERPGLPAGRFLPNPHAAKAQGIADGIARAVRSAVEIDGRYATALGKLGAARGLDVTEATMDDVFRDTAVVRTTAGTYLGHGIPWDRTPAERKEWWDALTEEQRQEYLEVAPDLVGNLDGVPAVARDEANRNHLPVLISDLEQRGGEAARTKLDALRELRDKLNEPTKVPMYLLGIGDEGNGRAIVAYGNPDTSRNVSTYVPGLGTKLDKDFVDDTLKRGMDTAKGARKFDASSAAIVWLGYDAPQHVDVMGKGDAEKGAPAYNSFMRGLEATNESEDPHLTAIGHSYGSLTVGTAAQRVGGIPGADDIILLGSPGTGVGKAADLGVGKEHVFVGAADNDPVTKLPAKQQSVLAAPALVPGGPLLTYVAGDIADRRDDDLYFGKDPASAAYGARRFEVDDGPRPIRDLGGFDAHSQYFTPEKDDVSARNIALIVSGNSEEIKTEEWR from the coding sequence GTGACCGGCGCCGCTCTGACCTGGCAGCTTCTGCGGGACCTGGAGCCATCGGAGTTCGAGACCGCGGGAGACGGCTGGCACGAGGTCTCGGGCCGTGCCGATTCCGACCGGGTGAAGACCGACAGGGTGATGACGGCGGGCCTGAGGGAAACACAGCAGGGCGAGGCGGCGAACGGGGCCCTGGCACGGTTGGAGCGGCTGAGCCGGAACTTTCAGTACATCCACACCGAAGCGGGCCTCATCCGTACGGCATTGAACGGTCTCGCCGCCGAATTGGCCGTGCCGCGCAAACAACTCCTCGAAGCCCTGGAGGATGCGCGGAGCCTCAAGTTCACCGTCCACGAGGATGGTTCGGTCAGCTATCCGGCGGCCGTCGGTGAAACCCTGCTGGGGGAGGAGGAGGCGCCGGCGGGAACGGCTCGGGGCAGTGGGCGATTGCCGCTGGAAGCGCCCGGCCCGAACGAGCGGCCCGGACTTCCGGCAGGCCGATTCCTGCCCAATCCGCATGCGGCGAAAGCGCAGGGCATCGCGGACGGCATTGCACGGGCGGTCCGGTCGGCAGTCGAGATCGACGGCCGGTACGCGACGGCACTCGGCAAACTCGGAGCAGCCCGGGGCCTCGACGTCACCGAGGCGACGATGGACGACGTGTTCCGCGACACGGCGGTGGTGCGCACCACCGCCGGCACCTATCTCGGTCACGGCATTCCGTGGGATCGAACTCCCGCCGAGCGCAAGGAATGGTGGGACGCCCTGACGGAGGAGCAGCGCCAGGAGTACCTGGAGGTGGCCCCGGATCTGGTCGGCAACCTGGACGGCGTTCCGGCAGTGGCGAGGGACGAGGCGAACCGAAACCATCTGCCGGTGCTGATCAGCGATTTGGAGCAGCGGGGCGGCGAGGCGGCCCGGACGAAACTGGACGCGCTCCGAGAACTCCGGGACAAACTGAACGAGCCCACCAAGGTGCCGATGTATCTCTTGGGTATCGGGGACGAAGGCAATGGGCGCGCCATCGTGGCGTACGGAAATCCGGATACATCGCGGAACGTGTCGACGTACGTCCCTGGGCTGGGGACCAAGCTGGACAAGGATTTCGTCGATGACACCTTGAAGCGAGGCATGGACACCGCCAAAGGTGCGAGGAAGTTCGATGCGTCCAGTGCGGCCATTGTGTGGCTCGGCTACGACGCACCGCAGCACGTGGACGTCATGGGCAAGGGCGACGCGGAGAAGGGAGCCCCGGCCTACAACAGCTTTATGCGCGGGCTGGAGGCCACCAACGAGAGCGAGGACCCTCACTTGACCGCGATCGGTCACTCCTACGGCTCGCTCACGGTGGGCACTGCGGCGCAGAGAGTCGGAGGCATTCCCGGCGCGGATGACATCATCCTGCTCGGCAGCCCGGGTACCGGGGTCGGCAAGGCTGCGGATCTGGGAGTGGGCAAGGAGCACGTGTTCGTCGGAGCGGCCGACAACGATCCGGTGACCAAGCTCCCCGCTAAGCAACAGAGCGTGTTGGCCGCCCCGGCGCTGGTTCCGGGAGGCCCTCTGCTCACATACGTGGCCGGTGACATCGCGGATCGCCGGGACGACGACCTGTACTTCGGCAAGGACCCGGCGAGCGCGGCATACGGCGCCAGACGCTTCGAGGTCGATGACGGACCCCGGCCCATCCGTGACCTGGGCGGGTTCGACGCCCATTCCCAGTACTTCACACCGGAGAAGGACGACGTGTCCGCCCGAAACATTGCCCTGATCGTGTCGGGGAATTCCGAAGAGATCAAGACGGAGGAGTGGCGGTGA
- a CDS encoding flavin-containing monooxygenase, whose translation MSDRALLSGPSTRPVYVIGGGPGGLAAAAALRARGVRTVVLEKSENVGASWRRHYDRLHLHTTRRRSALPGLAMPRRFGRWVSRDDVVRYLEKYVEHHELEVVTGVEVSRIDRTADGTGWQLTATGGRVLTGRAVVVATGYNHTPRTPDWPGRDTFTGELTHASEYRNPAPYAGKDVLVVGIGNTGAEIAVDLVEGGASRVRIAVRTVPHIVRRSTAGWPAQSTGILVRRLPVRLVDRAGRLMSRIAVPDLAAQGLPRPTTGLYSRVKEGAIPVQDVGLINAVKKGRVAPVATVESFDQDTVILADGTRITPDAVIAATGYRRALEDLVGHLDVLDARGRPVTHGGRTPKQAPGLYFTGFTNPISGMLREMALDAEKIAKRVARAH comes from the coding sequence ATGTCCGACCGCGCTCTCCTCTCCGGCCCCTCCACCAGGCCCGTCTACGTCATCGGCGGCGGCCCAGGCGGCCTCGCCGCCGCTGCCGCCCTGCGCGCCCGGGGAGTGCGGACGGTGGTGCTGGAGAAGTCGGAGAACGTCGGCGCGTCCTGGCGCCGCCACTACGACCGGCTGCATCTGCACACCACCCGCCGCCGGTCCGCCCTGCCGGGGCTGGCCATGCCGCGCCGGTTCGGACGGTGGGTGTCCCGGGACGACGTGGTGCGGTACCTGGAGAAGTACGTCGAACACCACGAGCTGGAGGTGGTGACGGGCGTCGAGGTGTCCCGGATCGACCGGACCGCCGACGGCACCGGCTGGCAGCTCACCGCCACCGGCGGCCGGGTGCTGACCGGCCGGGCGGTCGTCGTCGCCACCGGCTACAACCACACCCCGCGCACCCCCGACTGGCCGGGCCGCGACACGTTCACCGGGGAGTTGACGCACGCCTCTGAGTACCGCAACCCGGCCCCGTACGCGGGCAAGGACGTCCTGGTCGTCGGCATCGGCAACACGGGGGCGGAGATCGCCGTGGACCTGGTGGAGGGGGGCGCTTCCCGGGTACGGATCGCGGTACGCACCGTTCCGCACATCGTGCGCCGCTCCACCGCGGGCTGGCCCGCGCAGTCGACCGGCATCCTCGTACGCCGCCTGCCGGTCCGGCTCGTCGACCGGGCGGGCCGCCTGATGTCCCGGATCGCCGTCCCCGACCTCGCCGCCCAGGGGCTGCCGCGCCCGACCACCGGCCTGTACTCACGGGTCAAGGAAGGGGCGATCCCGGTCCAGGACGTGGGGCTGATCAACGCGGTGAAGAAGGGCCGGGTGGCCCCGGTGGCGACGGTGGAGTCCTTCGACCAGGACACGGTGATCCTGGCCGACGGCACCCGGATCACCCCGGACGCGGTGATCGCGGCAACCGGCTACCGGCGGGCCCTGGAGGACCTGGTCGGCCACCTGGACGTACTCGACGCACGCGGCCGCCCGGTGACACACGGAGGCCGCACCCCGAAGCAGGCGCCCGGCCTGTACTTCACCGGCTTCACCAACCCGATCAGCGGCATGCTCCGCGAAATGGCCCTGGACGCGGAGAAGATCGCCAAGAGGGTGGCCCGAGCGCACTGA